A DNA window from Paenibacillus sp. HWE-109 contains the following coding sequences:
- the hprK gene encoding HPr(Ser) kinase/phosphatase yields the protein MKPVTVKDLVERFSLEVLAGHSELHRPITKTKAHRPGLEFVGYFEYFPQAHVQLLGRKEITYLHKLSENERNLHIGNIVKYHPPCFVVTRNQEGLKYLTKYCEEEHIPLLRTAAPTSKFQDLVDLYLSKSLAQEIAVHGVCVNVSGIGILLRGKSGVGKSETAHTLIHRGHRLVADDIVVLKKISPETLLGTHNGKTKEFLALRSIGLVNVSRLYGRKAFQDETRIVLDIELTKWQEHALNNDLELEPKFTEYMDIKIPHIEIQLQPGRDVAGLVEAAANNWYLRQQGYSAAEEFMQRLQNSND from the coding sequence GTGAAGCCCGTTACAGTCAAAGATTTGGTTGAGCGCTTTTCGCTCGAGGTACTTGCCGGACATTCGGAACTGCACCGTCCGATTACCAAAACGAAGGCGCATCGCCCCGGACTCGAGTTTGTGGGATACTTCGAATACTTCCCCCAAGCCCATGTTCAGCTTTTAGGCCGGAAAGAAATCACCTATTTGCATAAACTTAGTGAAAATGAACGAAATCTTCACATCGGTAATATTGTCAAATATCACCCGCCTTGTTTCGTTGTCACCAGAAACCAAGAGGGCTTGAAATATTTAACCAAATATTGCGAAGAAGAACACATCCCTCTGCTCCGCACAGCTGCTCCTACGAGCAAGTTTCAAGACTTGGTTGATTTGTATTTGAGCAAATCCTTGGCCCAAGAAATCGCGGTTCACGGCGTCTGCGTCAACGTATCCGGCATCGGAATTCTGCTGCGCGGCAAATCGGGCGTTGGCAAAAGCGAGACCGCTCATACGCTGATTCACCGGGGGCATCGTCTCGTTGCGGATGATATCGTCGTACTCAAGAAAATCAGCCCAGAGACGCTCCTCGGCACCCATAACGGAAAGACCAAGGAATTCCTGGCACTGCGCAGCATCGGCCTCGTCAACGTTTCGAGACTGTATGGCCGGAAAGCTTTTCAAGACGAGACCAGGATCGTGCTTGACATCGAGTTGACCAAATGGCAAGAGCATGCGCTCAACAACGATTTGGAGCTAGAGCCTAAGTTCACGGAGTATATGGATATCAAAATCCCCCATATCGAGATCCAGCTGCAGCCTGGGCGCGATGTTGCCGGACTCGTTGAAGCCGCCGCCAACAACTGGTATTTGCGCCAACAAGGCTACAGTGCAGCTGAAGAATTCATGCAGCGGCTGCAGAACAGCAATGACTAA
- a CDS encoding zinc ribbon domain-containing protein, with amino-acid sequence MDAVYKNCQSCGMPLARDEQGGGTEKSGAKSKVYCSHCYENGEFTQPDLTAEQMKDRVKQKLVEFGFPRFLTGLFTRNIPKLKRWSSGK; translated from the coding sequence ATGGATGCTGTTTATAAAAATTGTCAAAGCTGCGGGATGCCGTTGGCCCGTGATGAACAGGGCGGGGGAACTGAGAAATCAGGAGCGAAGAGTAAAGTCTATTGCAGTCATTGCTATGAGAACGGGGAGTTCACGCAGCCTGATCTTACGGCAGAGCAGATGAAGGATCGGGTGAAACAGAAGCTTGTCGAGTTCGGGTTTCCAAGGTTTCTGACGGGGCTTTTTACGAGAAATATTCCGAAATTAAAAAGATGGTCATCGGGCAAGTAG
- a CDS encoding DUF4129 domain-containing protein, giving the protein MTSPIPTPPQGADQSLWLRNLGSAFLFGGFELILFYPLIVLIHLYGSVTPLWTSCLQFWLIFVLGSLLGRVRWVNRLIYEIASSVIVGSIIAFLIQGTDWHSWLFAVIGTIVAYRGLRSAKEGWEAIFPVATFVVAGMIYLAGVPIMGRIVSFQPYMFGLNGFGFCSLILFFFTTNRSQLLNATLASSERAAASSLSTTVKRSSRIWLITFIVLIVAVAYFRQIQHAMLAFLRGAILWMLELFRSDAPANPPEPSPSAPPPVLPPAGPAGDPSWLSILMHYVQVVVGYLLVIAFILFVLYLIVSKLAPLVASLLRRLMNRSLSEQQGADVEGFTDEKENLLTWHELPRLWWQQAMNRREQDKSAAKWAQLPNNQERIRLLYRIVMRQAAKSGYSYKKSLTPNETELDLRSIDQLPDQTIQAVTSVYNKIRYGNEDISDQELDQLLRTIDPGIRNQVK; this is encoded by the coding sequence ATGACTTCCCCCATTCCAACGCCACCTCAGGGAGCTGATCAGTCTCTATGGCTTAGAAACCTCGGCTCTGCGTTCTTATTCGGTGGATTTGAGCTGATTCTCTTCTATCCGCTTATTGTGCTGATTCACCTCTATGGCTCTGTGACTCCGTTATGGACATCATGTTTACAATTCTGGCTGATCTTTGTTCTTGGAAGTTTATTGGGACGTGTACGCTGGGTTAATCGCCTAATTTATGAAATAGCTTCTAGTGTCATCGTAGGCTCTATCATCGCCTTCCTTATCCAAGGGACCGACTGGCACAGCTGGTTGTTCGCGGTGATCGGCACTATCGTCGCTTATCGTGGGCTGCGCAGCGCTAAGGAAGGGTGGGAGGCTATCTTCCCGGTGGCGACCTTTGTTGTCGCAGGGATGATTTATTTGGCGGGTGTGCCGATTATGGGGCGTATCGTCAGTTTCCAGCCCTATATGTTCGGGCTGAACGGCTTCGGATTCTGTTCGTTGATCCTATTTTTCTTCACGACGAATCGCTCTCAGCTTCTCAACGCAACGTTGGCGAGCTCCGAGCGTGCGGCGGCATCATCCCTCTCGACTACCGTCAAACGTTCCAGCCGTATCTGGTTAATCACCTTCATTGTGCTGATTGTCGCCGTCGCTTACTTTAGGCAAATTCAGCACGCTATGCTGGCCTTTCTCCGAGGAGCCATCCTCTGGATGCTCGAGCTGTTTCGATCGGATGCTCCGGCAAACCCGCCGGAACCTAGTCCATCTGCTCCGCCTCCTGTTCTTCCACCGGCTGGACCTGCCGGAGATCCGAGTTGGCTGAGCATCCTGATGCACTACGTGCAGGTCGTTGTCGGTTATCTGCTTGTCATTGCCTTTATCCTGTTCGTTCTCTATCTGATCGTCTCCAAGCTTGCACCGCTTGTGGCCTCGCTGCTGCGGCGGTTAATGAACCGCTCGCTTAGCGAGCAGCAAGGCGCGGATGTCGAGGGCTTCACCGATGAGAAAGAAAACCTTCTCACTTGGCATGAGCTGCCCCGCCTGTGGTGGCAGCAAGCGATGAATCGCAGAGAGCAGGACAAATCCGCAGCCAAGTGGGCCCAGTTGCCCAATAACCAAGAGCGCATCCGCCTGCTCTATCGCATCGTGATGCGGCAGGCAGCCAAGAGCGGATATTCGTACAAAAAATCTCTCACGCCTAATGAGACAGAGCTTGATCTTCGCAGCATCGATCAGCTGCCTGACCAAACCATCCAAGCGGTCACGTCTGTTTATAACAAAATTCGCTACGGCAATGAGGATATCTCCGATCAGGAGCTCGACCAACTGCTTCGAACGATTGATCCCGGCATTCGCAATCAAGTGAAGTGA
- a CDS encoding DUF58 domain-containing protein, with amino-acid sequence MGISWILVIAVALYVLQHMFMARLGFRGLRIARAFNKTHCHVGDDIEMIETIVNRKLIPLPWLRLESTIHAGLHFAKQSNLEVSSGTIFQNHRSLFSLMPYTRIVRRHRVKAAKRGWYKLETVAASIGDFVGMAAATRTHRFELELLVYPRLVSREDIPLVSSRWQGDVTVKRWIMPDPFLVSGVREYRFGDTMNSIHWKATARSQRLQVYNREFTADPRLLIIVNTQVTETMWDAVSDPELVEKGLSYAATLAEYAVSQGVPVGFGYNGSLVGQPGVPIYMAPEGGAAHLEYLFETMAKLAVSCTRSCSNFLDLEVEQVGTAMDIILLTAFVSPDMEESIERLEALGHSVFLVPLQHHLLSLTEQEANPADDFPHSNATSGS; translated from the coding sequence ATGGGAATAAGCTGGATTCTCGTCATCGCTGTCGCTCTGTATGTTCTCCAGCATATGTTCATGGCCCGCCTCGGATTTCGCGGGCTGCGCATTGCACGAGCCTTCAACAAAACCCACTGCCATGTGGGAGATGACATCGAGATGATCGAAACGATCGTCAATCGCAAGCTCATTCCTCTCCCCTGGCTGCGCTTAGAATCAACGATCCACGCGGGACTGCATTTTGCGAAGCAAAGCAATCTGGAAGTGAGCAGTGGCACCATTTTCCAGAATCACCGCAGTTTATTCAGCCTCATGCCCTACACGCGAATCGTCCGCCGCCACCGGGTGAAGGCGGCCAAACGAGGCTGGTATAAGCTCGAAACCGTGGCTGCATCCATTGGAGATTTCGTGGGGATGGCGGCGGCGACACGGACGCATCGCTTCGAGCTGGAACTGCTCGTCTATCCGCGCCTCGTGAGCCGAGAGGACATCCCCCTCGTCTCCAGCCGCTGGCAAGGAGATGTTACAGTCAAACGATGGATCATGCCAGACCCGTTTCTTGTTTCGGGTGTGCGTGAATATCGTTTCGGAGATACAATGAACAGCATTCACTGGAAAGCCACTGCTCGCAGCCAAAGACTACAGGTCTACAACCGTGAATTCACCGCAGATCCTCGCTTGCTGATCATCGTGAATACACAAGTCACCGAGACCATGTGGGACGCGGTGAGTGATCCGGAGCTCGTGGAGAAAGGCTTGTCCTATGCCGCTACACTCGCCGAATATGCCGTCAGCCAAGGAGTCCCCGTTGGTTTCGGCTATAACGGCTCGTTGGTCGGGCAACCGGGCGTGCCCATTTATATGGCTCCTGAAGGCGGGGCCGCTCACTTGGAGTACCTTTTCGAAACGATGGCGAAGTTGGCCGTCTCCTGCACTCGCTCGTGCAGCAACTTTCTCGATTTGGAAGTTGAACAAGTAGGAACCGCCATGGATATTATCCTGTTGACCGCGTTCGTTTCACCTGATATGGAAGAAAGCATAGAGCGGTTGGAAGCACTAGGTCACTCGGTCTTTCTGGTGCCCTTGCAGCATCATCTGCTATCTCTAACTGAACAGGAGGCGAATCCAGCCGATGACTTCCCCCATTCCAACGCCACCTCAGGGAGCTGA
- a CDS encoding AAA family ATPase translates to MDLTPIKRIASLIQDNVSKVIVGKDDTVELMVIALIASGHVLLEDVPGTGKTQLAKALARSLDGTMKRIQFTPDLLPSDVSGINFFNQKLGDFEFRPGPLFAHIVLADEINRATPRTQSSLLESMEERQVSIDGETRKLEAPFLVIATQNPVENQGTFPLPEAQLDRFLMKLSLGYPSAAEQFLILQRYRQQDPLDQLLPVVGRAELLEAQHLFTQVRVSDELLHYIVQLAEATRSHADSALGVSPRGVRALMKSAQVYAALRDRDYVLPDDIKALAKPVWAHRIMLRTRSRQQDLQVHALLTSILAVTPVPTEVKLG, encoded by the coding sequence TTGGATTTAACGCCAATCAAACGCATCGCATCCCTTATACAAGATAATGTTAGCAAAGTCATCGTCGGTAAAGACGATACCGTCGAATTGATGGTCATCGCCCTTATCGCCTCGGGTCATGTCCTCCTGGAGGATGTTCCCGGCACTGGCAAAACGCAGCTCGCCAAAGCGCTCGCCCGCTCCCTGGACGGCACCATGAAGCGCATTCAGTTTACGCCTGATCTGCTGCCGTCCGATGTAAGCGGCATCAATTTCTTCAACCAGAAGCTGGGCGACTTCGAATTCCGCCCTGGACCGCTGTTCGCTCACATCGTGCTCGCCGATGAGATTAACCGCGCGACCCCGCGCACGCAGTCCAGCCTGCTCGAAAGCATGGAGGAACGCCAAGTGAGCATCGACGGGGAAACCCGCAAGCTCGAGGCGCCGTTCCTCGTTATTGCGACGCAGAACCCCGTCGAGAATCAGGGGACGTTCCCGCTGCCAGAAGCACAGCTTGACCGCTTCCTGATGAAGCTCTCGCTCGGCTATCCGTCCGCCGCCGAGCAGTTCTTGATCCTGCAGCGATACCGGCAGCAGGATCCGCTGGATCAGCTTCTGCCGGTGGTCGGGCGCGCCGAGCTGCTCGAAGCCCAGCATCTCTTCACGCAGGTGCGCGTCAGCGACGAGCTGCTGCACTACATCGTGCAGCTCGCGGAGGCGACGCGCTCGCATGCGGACAGCGCGCTTGGCGTCAGCCCGCGCGGCGTGCGCGCCTTGATGAAGTCGGCGCAGGTGTACGCGGCGCTGCGCGACCGCGACTACGTGCTGCCTGACGACATCAAGGCGTTGGCGAAGCCCGTATGGGCGCATCGCATCATGCTGCGCACACGCTCGCGCCAACAGGACCTGCAGGTGCATGCGCTGCTGACCAGCATTCTAGCCGTTACCCCCGTTCCTACGGAAGTGAAGCTGGGGTAG
- a CDS encoding response regulator: MYKLLLVDDEEDVREGVVREINWEAIGLEVIEKAENGREALEMVERLQPDVVVTDIQMPFMNGLQLAEAIRERFPTIKLIILTGHDEFEYAQRAIKLHIDEYVLKPFSAQELVNALLKVKGQIQEEVAHREDVQLLKEHYRKSMPVLKENFLATLMNRKLPRDEVYEKAANYGIDLSGQGFIAAVLSIDGVLIQEDDLENRSELAKSVSLKYSEDQALKYFALLNITEEIAEKRGLGLVFMHNDEVVVLALRESRDRATALQETMKVLEEVRQSVEKYLKFTLTVGIGTVMNEVTNISYSYEDAVLALDYRLILGNNRMICIDDVEKRTVDKIRFDDVKEHALTRCIKVGTAAEIRETMDELFQGIEGGVSVKDYQIYLLEILTCILKAAKDSNLNVDEVFGDNFVPFTEINKFTSLEEAKMWLVDLCAKMMTHIATDRQYTYKNLVEMAKDYTKSNYHEGDITINKVCGHLHISAGYFSSIFKKETKMTFVNYLNHIRMEAAKELLRTTDMKALEIAEKVGYADANYFSFSFRKNVGVSPKEYRNNSSNAE; the protein is encoded by the coding sequence ATGTATAAGCTTTTATTAGTGGATGACGAAGAGGATGTGCGCGAAGGTGTTGTGCGTGAAATCAACTGGGAAGCGATTGGCTTGGAAGTGATAGAGAAAGCAGAGAATGGGAGAGAAGCACTGGAAATGGTAGAGCGTTTGCAGCCGGACGTGGTTGTAACAGACATTCAGATGCCGTTCATGAACGGGCTTCAACTTGCTGAAGCTATTCGCGAGCGTTTTCCCACGATTAAACTCATTATCTTGACGGGGCACGATGAGTTCGAATATGCCCAAAGGGCGATTAAGCTGCACATTGACGAATATGTGCTCAAGCCTTTTTCCGCGCAGGAGCTGGTTAATGCTTTATTGAAAGTGAAAGGGCAAATTCAGGAGGAAGTAGCTCATCGGGAAGATGTGCAGCTCTTGAAGGAACATTACCGCAAAAGCATGCCAGTGCTGAAAGAAAACTTCTTAGCGACGTTAATGAACCGTAAACTTCCGCGGGATGAAGTCTATGAGAAAGCGGCGAACTATGGGATTGATCTGAGTGGCCAAGGATTTATCGCAGCCGTTCTCAGCATTGACGGAGTGCTTATTCAGGAAGATGATCTGGAGAATCGCAGCGAGTTGGCGAAATCAGTTTCACTCAAGTATTCCGAGGATCAGGCGTTGAAATATTTTGCCCTGCTGAATATTACAGAGGAAATTGCCGAGAAGCGGGGGCTTGGCCTTGTTTTTATGCATAACGATGAGGTCGTTGTTCTAGCATTGAGAGAAAGCAGGGATAGAGCAACTGCGCTGCAGGAAACAATGAAGGTGCTGGAAGAAGTCCGGCAGAGCGTGGAGAAATATTTGAAATTTACACTGACGGTAGGAATTGGCACGGTGATGAATGAAGTCACGAATATCAGCTATTCGTATGAAGATGCGGTCCTTGCGCTGGATTACCGACTTATTCTGGGCAATAACCGAATGATCTGCATCGATGATGTAGAGAAACGAACGGTGGACAAAATCCGCTTCGATGATGTGAAAGAGCACGCTTTGACCCGCTGTATTAAGGTGGGGACGGCCGCGGAGATTCGGGAAACGATGGACGAGCTCTTTCAAGGCATTGAGGGTGGTGTTTCCGTTAAGGATTATCAAATCTATCTGCTCGAAATTCTTACCTGCATCCTGAAAGCAGCGAAGGACTCCAACTTGAATGTTGACGAGGTATTCGGCGATAACTTCGTTCCTTTTACGGAGATTAATAAATTCACCTCGCTCGAGGAAGCGAAGATGTGGTTGGTCGATTTGTGTGCGAAAATGATGACGCATATTGCGACGGATCGCCAGTATACGTATAAGAACTTGGTTGAAATGGCCAAAGACTATACGAAGAGCAACTACCATGAAGGAGACATCACGATTAATAAAGTGTGTGGTCACCTGCATATCAGCGCGGGCTATTTCAGCAGTATTTTCAAAAAAGAGACCAAAATGACGTTCGTGAACTATCTCAATCATATTCGGATGGAAGCCGCTAAGGAGCTCTTGCGCACGACCGATATGAAGGCTTTGGAGATTGCTGAGAAGGTGGGCTATGCCGATGCGAATTATTTCAGCTTCTCGTTCCGCAAAAATGTCGGGGTTTCGCCCAAAGAATATCGCAATAACAGCTCGAATGCAGAGTAA
- a CDS encoding cache domain-containing sensor histidine kinase: MDTLRVKSIQFTITMSFILITVVVMLVVSLVLYNKFSTTAEENAFLSTQQVIEQVQLNLENYIKGMADTFEVVDAKIAKSRGIPTDKLLEQLETIASTREDIVSINLFTADGGLVTGIHTTEMRKNTRLLEQSWFRSALDNPNHLTFSLPHIQNLFKDPYKWVVSMSKGVSIMQNGRWEDAVLLVDINFKTLDDVFRTVSLGKKGYVYIIDDSAGNIVYHPQQQLIYIGLKYENVEQALKFSYGKYMDVSEGEPRLNVVRTVNNIGWKIIGVSYLDEMMTTRKEVSTFMIWLLVIVLIFILLISSFMSARISKPIKRLKKSMEMVEKGHFDTYIHVRGADEVEQLSRRFNLMVSRVRELMDQSIHEQETKRKNELEVLQSQINPHFLYNTLNSVVRMVGNGKNEEVVTTITSLSKFFRISLSKGKNIITIGEEIEHIRNYLIIQKMRYKDKFDYDIEVDNEVLEYQTLKLILQPFVENALYHGIEYMVDEGHIHISASRQEERILFQIRDNGVGMSEETLKNILSGQVKSEKGSGVGLRNVNERIQLYFGPDYGVTVESELEEGTLVKIWIPAEKVQP; encoded by the coding sequence ATGGACACGCTGAGAGTGAAGAGCATTCAATTTACGATTACGATGTCATTTATTTTGATTACGGTGGTCGTTATGCTGGTCGTTTCCCTCGTGTTGTACAATAAATTCTCCACAACAGCGGAAGAAAATGCATTCCTGAGTACGCAGCAAGTCATCGAACAGGTGCAACTTAACCTGGAAAATTATATTAAAGGCATGGCGGATACGTTCGAAGTGGTCGATGCCAAGATTGCCAAGAGCCGCGGTATTCCGACGGATAAATTGCTTGAGCAGTTGGAGACGATCGCCAGCACCAGGGAGGATATCGTCTCGATCAATCTATTTACGGCTGATGGTGGACTTGTGACGGGCATTCACACAACGGAAATGCGCAAGAATACGCGGCTGCTCGAGCAGTCGTGGTTTCGTTCTGCGCTGGATAATCCTAACCATCTTACCTTCTCCCTGCCGCATATCCAGAACCTGTTCAAGGACCCCTACAAATGGGTGGTTTCGATGAGCAAAGGGGTTTCCATTATGCAAAATGGGAGATGGGAGGATGCGGTCTTACTCGTCGACATCAATTTCAAGACGTTGGATGATGTGTTTCGCACTGTGTCTTTGGGCAAGAAGGGATACGTGTACATTATCGATGACTCCGCGGGAAACATTGTGTATCATCCGCAGCAGCAGCTTATTTATATTGGCTTGAAATATGAAAATGTGGAACAAGCTCTTAAATTCTCTTATGGCAAATATATGGACGTCAGCGAAGGCGAGCCCCGGCTTAATGTGGTCAGAACCGTCAATAACATCGGGTGGAAAATCATTGGGGTCTCTTATCTCGATGAAATGATGACGACCCGCAAGGAAGTCAGTACGTTCATGATTTGGCTGCTGGTTATTGTGCTTATCTTTATTTTACTGATCTCTTCTTTCATGTCCGCTCGGATTTCCAAGCCGATCAAGCGGTTGAAGAAGTCGATGGAAATGGTGGAGAAGGGACACTTCGATACGTATATTCATGTTCGCGGAGCCGATGAGGTGGAGCAGCTTTCACGCAGATTCAACCTGATGGTTTCGCGGGTTCGAGAACTGATGGATCAAAGCATCCATGAGCAGGAGACGAAACGGAAAAATGAGCTGGAGGTTCTGCAGTCTCAGATTAATCCGCATTTTTTATACAATACACTCAATTCGGTCGTGCGGATGGTCGGCAATGGCAAGAATGAGGAGGTTGTAACGACGATTACTTCGTTGTCCAAGTTCTTTCGGATATCCCTCAGCAAAGGAAAGAACATCATTACGATCGGGGAAGAGATTGAGCATATTCGCAATTATTTGATCATCCAGAAGATGCGCTATAAGGACAAGTTTGATTACGACATTGAGGTGGATAACGAGGTTCTGGAGTACCAGACCCTGAAGTTAATCTTGCAGCCATTTGTGGAAAATGCGTTGTATCACGGGATCGAATATATGGTGGATGAAGGTCATATACACATATCGGCGAGCAGGCAAGAGGAGCGGATATTATTTCAAATTCGCGATAACGGGGTCGGCATGTCGGAAGAGACGCTCAAGAATATTCTCTCCGGTCAGGTGAAAAGCGAGAAAGGCTCCGGTGTCGGACTGCGGAATGTGAATGAGCGAATTCAGCTTTATTTTGGCCCTGATTACGGGGTTACGGTGGAAAGTGAGCTGGAGGAAGGGACGCTGGTGAAGATCTGGATTCCTGCCGAGAAGGTGCAGCCGTGA
- a CDS encoding substrate-binding domain-containing protein has protein sequence MVKTMKLGPLLFAILIAVVSVSSCSRQDEMTPAEQKRHLEVVLRSQNGDYWKTVKMGAEVAAKEFDVTLDFRAPGDEADVKGQIALMEQSISSRPDAIVLAANDYKELSQVVEDANAFGIPVITIDSEVESRKAKSFIGANNYEAGQLAGKQLIKLAGTSGQIAIVSFKQGERNTELREQGLLDEIAQYPDVRVIDKVYSLTDRELAAQMTQNIVAKYPDLDGIVALNEISSIGVADAVQQLNLQDKIKIITFDSTSEELELLQEGVIQATIIQNPFSIGYLGVKNAVEAAKGKKVPSRVDTGIRAIDLTNMFWSDNQKLLFPFIK, from the coding sequence ATGGTTAAAACAATGAAACTAGGACCCTTGCTTTTTGCCATCCTGATTGCTGTCGTCTCCGTGTCCTCCTGCTCCAGACAAGACGAGATGACGCCAGCCGAGCAAAAGCGGCACTTGGAAGTCGTGCTTAGAAGCCAAAACGGCGATTATTGGAAGACGGTGAAGATGGGTGCCGAGGTGGCGGCGAAGGAATTCGATGTTACCCTGGATTTCCGCGCACCAGGTGATGAGGCGGATGTGAAGGGTCAGATTGCTTTGATGGAGCAGTCCATCAGCAGCAGACCGGACGCGATTGTTCTCGCGGCTAACGATTACAAAGAGTTGTCTCAGGTTGTGGAAGATGCGAACGCTTTCGGCATCCCGGTCATTACGATTGATTCCGAAGTGGAGTCACGCAAAGCGAAGAGTTTTATTGGCGCTAATAATTATGAGGCGGGGCAGTTGGCCGGCAAACAGCTCATTAAGCTCGCTGGAACGAGCGGTCAGATTGCGATTGTCAGCTTTAAGCAAGGCGAGCGGAATACGGAGCTTCGTGAACAGGGTCTTTTGGACGAAATCGCCCAATATCCGGACGTTCGTGTCATTGATAAAGTGTATAGTCTGACAGACCGGGAGCTTGCTGCCCAGATGACGCAGAACATCGTTGCCAAATATCCGGATTTGGACGGGATTGTTGCCTTGAATGAAATTTCATCGATTGGCGTGGCGGATGCTGTCCAACAATTGAATTTACAGGACAAGATCAAGATTATTACTTTCGACAGCACATCGGAAGAATTGGAACTGCTGCAAGAAGGCGTCATCCAAGCGACGATTATTCAGAATCCGTTCAGCATCGGGTATTTGGGCGTGAAGAATGCGGTCGAGGCGGCCAAGGGGAAGAAGGTCCCAAGCCGTGTGGATACAGGTATTCGAGCGATTGACCTGACGAATATGTTCTGGTCGGACAATCAGAAGCTGTTATTTCCCTTTATAAAGTGA
- a CDS encoding galactose ABC transporter substrate-binding protein, translating to MKKLLTLAVAGALVATVAGCGNKTETATPAPAATTGAAATATPKAADTGKKPTIGVAIYKFDDTFMSGVRAAIADAAKDKATVDIVDSQNSQPTQNDKVDLFITKKVNALAINAVDRTAAGVIIDKAKAANVPVVFLNREPLADDMKKWDKVYYVGAKAEQSGTMEGQLLVDYFKAHPEADKNKDGKIQYVMLKGEPGHQDAELRTKFSIQAITDAGLGVEKVAEDTAMWDRVKGQEKMAAFLASSESKIEAVLANNDDMALGAIEALKAKGYFKDNKFLPVVGVDATAPALQALSDGTLLGTVLNDAKNQGAATTNVAAALANGKTPSKETTGYDVTDGKYVWISYKKITKENMSEAK from the coding sequence TTGAAAAAACTTCTTACTCTAGCAGTGGCAGGCGCACTGGTTGCAACCGTAGCAGGCTGCGGTAATAAAACAGAAACAGCAACACCAGCTCCAGCTGCAACAACGGGTGCAGCAGCAACAGCAACACCAAAAGCAGCTGACACAGGTAAAAAACCAACTATCGGTGTAGCGATCTATAAATTTGATGATACTTTCATGTCCGGTGTTCGCGCAGCAATCGCTGATGCAGCGAAAGACAAAGCAACGGTCGATATCGTTGACAGCCAGAACTCCCAACCAACGCAAAATGATAAAGTTGACCTTTTCATCACGAAAAAAGTAAACGCTCTAGCGATCAATGCAGTTGACCGTACGGCAGCAGGCGTTATCATCGATAAAGCGAAAGCAGCGAACGTGCCAGTCGTCTTCTTGAACCGTGAGCCTTTGGCTGATGATATGAAGAAATGGGATAAAGTTTACTACGTAGGCGCAAAAGCGGAGCAATCCGGTACCATGGAAGGCCAATTGTTGGTTGATTACTTCAAAGCTCATCCGGAAGCGGACAAAAATAAAGACGGTAAAATCCAATACGTCATGCTTAAAGGCGAGCCAGGACATCAAGATGCTGAGCTTCGCACGAAGTTCTCCATCCAAGCGATTACAGATGCTGGTCTGGGTGTAGAAAAAGTAGCAGAAGATACAGCGATGTGGGATCGCGTTAAAGGTCAAGAGAAAATGGCGGCGTTCCTAGCTTCCAGCGAAAGCAAAATCGAAGCTGTTCTTGCGAACAACGATGATATGGCGCTTGGCGCGATCGAAGCTTTGAAAGCAAAAGGTTATTTCAAAGACAATAAATTCCTGCCGGTTGTTGGTGTAGATGCTACAGCTCCTGCGCTGCAAGCACTTAGCGATGGCACATTGCTTGGAACAGTTCTGAACGATGCGAAGAACCAAGGTGCAGCAACGACGAACGTAGCAGCGGCACTTGCTAACGGCAAAACGCCTAGCAAAGAAACAACTGGGTATGACGTAACTGACGGTAAATATGTATGGATTTCCTACAAAAAGATTACCAAAGAGAACATGAGCGAAGCGAAGTAA